The segment CGCGACCGGCCGCGCCGGCCTTGCGCAGCGCCGCTTCGATGCCGGCCGAGCCGGCGCCGCTGTTGTAGATCGCGACCACGTCGTCGTGCGCCTGCAGTGCCTTCGCCACCGCGCGGTAGCAGCGGTCGTCCTGGTCGAGCGTCTCGACCGGCTCGTCGTCGCAGCGCAGCGCGGCGAACGCGTCGGCGAGCTGGTCGCGGCAGCCGGCGATCCGGTCGACGTGCGCGCGGTAGCCCATGCGCCCGCCGAGCAGCAGCACGCGGCCGGGGCGTGCCGTCAGGCGGCCGATGTAGTAGCCGGCCGTGCGTCCGGCGCGGTAGTTGTCGATGCCCGCGTAGTGCACGCGGTCGATGCCGCCGATGTCGGTGACCATCGTGACGACGGTCTCGCCGCGCGCGATCGCGCCGGCCAGCGCGTCGCGCACGCGGGCGGTGTCGCGCGCCGTGACGATCAGCGCCGCGCGCCGGTATGCGGGCCGCTCGATCAGCGCGGCGGCGCGTTCGTCGTCTGCGGCGGGCAGGATCGTCCGGTGCACGACCACGCGCCGGTCGAGCATCTGCAGCGAGCGCTGCAGCGCCTGCTGCAGCCGCCGGAAGAACGGCGTGTCGGTGTCCGGCAGCAGCACGTCGACGTGGATCAGCCCGTGCCGCGTGTCGGGCAGTTGCCGCGGCACGCCGAGCTGCCGCGCCGCCGCGACCACGCGCTCGCGGGCTTGCGCCGACACGCTGCCGCGCTCGTTCAGTACGCGATCGACGGTGGTCGTGCTGACGCCGGCGAGCGCCGCGATCTCGTCGAAGCGCGCGGTGCGCTTGCGCCAGCGCGGCCCGGATTCACCTGCCATGGTCGTCTCCATCGTTGTGGTCGCCATCGGTCACGTGGCGCTGCCTGGAACGCTAAAGCGATGGCGAAATTTCGTCAATGTTTCGATTGAGCGGAGGCGGCCCGTCGCCTAATTTTGGTTCCATGAGGAAGCGCTTGCCGCGCTTCCCACGCACAAGCAAACCAGGAGACACGAGTGGCCCATACCGACGACCAGGCGCACGACCGCACGGCGGCGCGCCGTCAGGCATACCGGATGATCGGCGGCGCCGGCGAGCACGCGCGTGCGGCGGGGCTTGTCAACGCTGAGTGGTACCGGTGCGCGGTGCCGCGGCCGCTGATGAAGCAGCTGATGCAGCGCGGCGACGCGCGCGCGATCCGCGACACGCTGATCTGGTACGCGGCGATCGCGGCCAGCGGCGCGCTCGCGTGGCTCGCCTGGCGCGCGCATTCGGCGTGGGCCATTCCCGCATTCTTCGTGTACGGCACGCTGTACTGCAGCCCGGCCGACTCGCGCTGGCACGAATGCGGGCACGGCACCGCGTTCCGCACGCGCTGGATGAACGATGCGCTGTACCAGGTCGCGTCGTTCCAGGTGTTCCGCCGCGCGACGGCGTGGCGCTGGAGCCATGCGCGCCATCACACCGACACGCTGGTCGTCGGGCGCGATCCGGAAATCGCCGCGCCGAAGCCGACCGACTGGCTCGCGCTCGCGCTGAACGTCGTCGCGCTGAAGCATGTGGCCGGCGAACTGCGCAAGATGATCGCCGTCGCGTTCACCGGCCGGCTCGACGACGAGGAGCGCACCTACGTGCCCGAATCGGAATGGCCGAAGGTCGTGCGCGAGGCGCGCATCCATCTCGCGGTCTATGCGCTCGCGGCCGGTGCCTCGCTGTACTGGCACACGATCCTGCCGCTGCTCTACATCGGGCTGCCGAGCCTCTACGGCGCGTGGCTGTACCTGTACTTCGGCCTCACGCAGCACGCGGGCATGCCCGAGAACGTGCTCGATCACCGGCGCAACTGCCGGACCGTGATGATGAATCCGGTGTTCCGTTTCCTGTACTGGAACATGAACTACCACGTCGAGCACCACATGTTCCCGATGGTGCCGTTCCACGCGCTGCCGAAGCTGCACGAGGCCGTGAAGGCCGACATGCCGCCGCCGTACCGCAGCACGCTTGCCGCGTATGCGGAGATCGTGCCGGCGCTGGTCCGGCAGACGCGCGACCCGTCCCACTACGTCGTGCGGCCGGTGCCGGACACCGCGCGCGCGTGACCTGCATCGCACAACCCAATCAAGGAGACACGCATCATGACGCAATGGATCGACACCGGCGCGCTCGACGACATCGACGATGAAGACGTCGCGCGCTTCGACCACGCAGGCCGCACGTACGCGATCTACCGGATCGACGGCCATGTCTATGCGAGCGACGGCCTGTGCACGCACGAGCGCGTGCATCTCGCGGACGGGCTCGTGATGGACCATGTGATCGAATGCCCGAAGCACAACGGGCGCTTCGACGTGCGCGACGGCCGGCCGCTGTCCGCGCCCGCGTGCGAGAAGCTGCGCACCTACCGCGCGAAGATCGAGGGCGGCCGCATCCTGATCGAGGTGTGATGCGATGACCAACGACCGGGTGATGGCGATCGTCGGCGCGGGCCATGCGGGCGGCCGCGCAGCACAGGTGTTGCGCGAGTCCGGCTGGCGCGGGCGCATCGTGCTGATCGGCGCGGAGGCGCACCTGCCGTACGAGCGGCCGCCGTTGTCGAAAGGGGTGCTGACGGGCGAGCGCAGCGCGGCGCAGTGCCGGTTGCGCGACCCGGACGCATGGGCGGCCGACGCCATCGAGCCGGTCGTCGCGACGGTCGAGCGCATCGATCCGCACGCACGCGAAGTGCGTGTGTCCGGCGCTCGGGTGTTCGGCTACGATGCGCTGCTGCTCGCGACCGGCGCTCGCGTGCGCCGCCTCGCGATTCCGGGCGCGGCGCTCGACGGTGTATTTGCATTGCGCACGCTCGACGACGCGGCTGCGCTCGGTGCGCGGCTCGTGCCCGACGCGCGGATCGTGCTGATCGGCGGCGGCTTCATCGGTCTCGAAGTCGCGGCGTCGGCGCGGCTGTGCGGCTGCCGCGTGACCGTGCTCGACGCCGCGCCGCGCCTGCTCGGGCGCGCGGTGCCGGAGACCATCGCGTCGCGCGTGCAGGCGCTGCACGAGGAGCAGGGCGTGGCGATCCGCGTGAACCGCAAACCCGTTGCGATCGAGCGGACCTCGGGCGGCGCGCTGGCCGTCGTGCTCGACGACGGCGACACGTTGTTCGCCGATACGGTCGTGGCCGGCATCGGCATCGAACCGGCCGACGAACTGGCGCGCGACGCGGGCCTCGCGGTCGATCGCGGCATCGTCGTGAACGCGCGGCTCGAGACGTCGGCGCGCGGCATCTATGCGGCCGGCGACGTCGCGGTGTTTCCGAGTGCGTTGTCGGGGCGACCGGTCCGCCAGGAAACTTGGCACGGCGCCGAGACCCAGGCGCGCGCCGCCGCGCGCAACATGCTCGGCGCCGACGCACCGTATCGCGAGCTGCCGTGGTTCTGGTCGGATCAGTACGACGCGCAGTTGCAGGTGGCCGGGGAGCCGGCGCTCGGCGAGCTGGCGGTCGCGCGCAGGCTCGAGGGCGACGCCGAAATCCATTTCCATTTCGATGGTGGCGGACGGCTCGTCGCGGCGAGCGGCTTCGGCCGCGCGTCCGGATTCGTCAAGGAGATGAAGCTGGCGAGGAGGCTGGTCGAGTTCGGCGTCGCGGTGGTGCCCGCGGCGCTCGCCGATGCGAACGTGAAGCTGAAGTCGTTGTTGCCGGCGTCGGGCGGCGGGTAGGCGGAACGCGCGATGAAAAACAGCCCGCGGCCTTCCGGCACGCGGGCTGTGTTGCTTCGTCGGTGCGACGGTGCGCGTCAGTGCGGCACGTGCAGTTGCAGATAGAGCACGGACGCGAGCGAGCCGCCGATCAGCGGGCCGACCACCGGAATCCACGCATAGCGCCAGTCGCTGTCGCGCTTGCCGGGAATCGGCAGCAGCGCATGCATGAGGCGCGGCGCGAGGTCGCGCGCGGGGCTCATCGCGTAGCCGGTCGGGCCGCCGAGGGAGATGCCGATGCCCAGCACCAGCAGACCGACGGGCAGCGCGTCGAGCGCACCGAGGCCGACCTGCGGCGACGCGAGATACAGCACGCCGAGGATCAGCACGAACGTGCAGATCGCCTCGGTCAGCACGTTGTGCCGGACGCTGCGGATCGCGGGCGCCGTGCAGAACACCGCGAGCTTCAGGTCCGCATCGGCTTCCTTCGCGAAGTGCTGGCGATACGCGAGCCACACGAGCAGTGCGCCCGCCATCCCGCCGAGCATCTGCGCGAGGATGTAGCCGCCGACTTTCGACCACGTGAACTTGCCCGCGAGCGCGAGGCTGATCGTCACGATCGGGTTCAGGTGCGCGCCGCTGAACGATGCGGTCACGTAGACGGCGACGAATACGGCCATCGCCCAGCCCCACACGATCACGATCAGGTCCGCGCCCTTGCCCTTGGTCTTCGCAAGCAGCACGTTTGCGACCGCGCCGTTGCCGAGCAGCACGAGGATCGCGGTGCCGATGAATTCTGCAATATAAGGTGACATGGTTGTCTCTCGTATGTCACGGCGGACTCGCGCGCGAGCGCGGTCCGCCGGTGTTGTTGTATTTCGTATGGAGGGCTGACGATTACTGGGTATCGTCGGCCCACGCCTTCGCGGCGCGCACCGCACGCTGCCAGCCGGCCATGCAGCGTTCGACCTGCTCCTTCGGCATCGACGGCGAGAAGCGGCGATCGAGCTGCCACTGGCTGCGCACTTCGTCGAGGTTCTTCCAGTAGCCGATCGCGAGGCCCGCGAGGTAGGCCGCGCCGAGCGCGGTCGTCTCGGTGATCTGCGGACGCACCGCGTCGACGCCGAGCAGGTCGGCCTGGAACTGCATCAGCAGGTTGTTCGCGCTCGCGCCGCCGTCGACGCGCAGCTCGCCGATGCTGATACCCGAATCGGCTTCCATCGCGGCCAGCACGTCGAGCGACTGGTACGCGATCGCGTCGAGCGCCGCACGCGCGAGGTGTGCGGACGTCGTGCCGCGCGTGACGCCGAACACCGAACCGCGCGCCCGCGCGTTCCAGTGCGGTGCGCCGAGGCCGGCGAACGCGGGTACGAGATAGACGCCGTCGGTGTGCGGCACGCTCGCGGCGAGCGCTTCGATTTCCGCGGCCGTCTTGATGACGCCGACGCCGTCGCGCAGCCATTGCACGACTGCGCCCGCGATGAAGATGCTGCCTTCGAGCGCGTACTGCACGTCGTCGCCGATCTGCCACGCGATCGTCGTGACGAGGTTGTTCTTCGACTCGATCGGCTTGTCGCCGGTGTTCATCATCAGGAAGCAGCCGGTGCCGTAGGTGTTCTTCACCATGCCCGACGTCGTGCACATCTGGCCGAACAGGGCGGCCTGCTGGTCGCCCGCGATGCCTGCGAGCGGGATCTTCGATGCGAACACGGTCGTCTTCGTGTAGCCGTAGATTTCCGACGACGCCTTCACTTCCGGCAGCATGCTGCGCGGGATGTCGAGCAGTTCGAGCAGCTCGTTGTCCCACTCGCGCGTGTGGATGTTGAACAGCATCGTGCGCGACGCATTCGTGACGTCGGTCACGTGCAGTTCGTGCTTGGTGAAGTTCCACACCAGCCAGCTGTCGACGGTGCCGAATGCGAGCTTGCCCTGGCGCGCCTTGTCGCGCGCGCCCGGCACGTTGTCGAGGATCCAGCGGATCTTCGTCGCGGAGAAGTACGAGTCGATCGGCAGGCCGGTCTTCGCGCGCACCTTCGCTTCGAGGCCCTGCTGCTTCAGCGAATCGCAGAAGTCGGCGGTGCGGCGATCCTGCCAGACGATCGCGTTGTAGACGGGCTGGCCCGTCTCGCGATCCCAGACGATCGTCGTCTCGCGCTGGTTGGTGATGCCGATCGCGGCGATCGACGTGCCGTTCAGGCCCGTGCGCGTGACGGCTTCTGCGGCGACGCCGGCTTGCGTCGACCAGATTTCCTGCGGGTCGTGCTCGACCCAGCCGGGTTGCGGGTAGATCTGTTCGAATTCCTTCTGGGCAATCGACACGATATTGCCCTGGCGATCGAACAGCATCGCGCGGGAACTCGTGGTGCCCTGGTCAAGCGCGAGGATGTACTGGTCCTGCATGTCTCTCATCTCCATCCGTGGATTGGCTTAGTTGTGATGCGCGCCGCATGGTGGGCGGCGCGTCGGTGAGTCAACATCGGTAAGACAACTGCAACTGCATTAGGGTCTGTTTACATATGGAACGCGCATGCGTTGCCACGAGAACGGCCGCTCGCGAGGCGCGCGACGCTGCGAATACTGGACGTATCGCCAAGGAGCGCAACGCGGCGAGCGGCCGTTCTCGTGGCAACCCCAAATTAAAAAAATCACGTCACGGGAATGCCCGAAATCGCCCGTATGGCGGCGTCGCTCGTCGCTTGTTTGGCAAGGCCAAACGGCGCTCCTCACTTCTTGCCCTACGAGCGATTTCGGGCATTCGCATGTGCGTTCCATATGTAAACAGACCCTAGGATCACGCGTGCGGCGCGTGCGCGGCGGCGAACCACGCATCGACCGCGGCCGTCACCGCATCGAGCGTGCCCGGCGTGACGTGCAGGCCGAGCTTCGAGCGGCGCCACAGCACGTCCTGCGCGCAGGTCGCCCATTCGGCGTCGCGCAGGTAGCGCAGTTCGGCGTCGTGGATGCCCGGCGCGATTTCGGTGCCGAGATCGGCGAGCGACTTCGCGCCGTCGACCACGCGCTCCGCGCGCGTGCCGTAGGCGCGCGCATAGCGGCGGGCGAGCGCGGCGGGCAGCCACGGATAGCGTTTGGCGAACGAGCCGGCGAACACGTCGAACTTTGCGTTCGCGATGTCGCCGCCCGGCAGCGCGGCGCCGGCCGTCCAGGTTTTCGCGTCGCGGCCGAGCGCGCCGCACAGCATGTCGCCGGCTTCTTCCGCGAGCTTGCGGAACGTCGTGATCTTGCCGCCGAACACCGACAGGAGCGGCGCGCCCGCGCCGTCGTCCAGTTCGAGGCGGTAGTCGCGCGTGACGGCCGATGCGTTCGTCGCGTTCTCGTCTTCCAGCAGCGGGCGCACGCCCGAATAGGTCCAGTGCACGTCGGCCGGCGAGATCTTGCGCTTGAAGTAGCGGTTGATCGAATCGCACAGGTACTGCGTCTCGTCGCGATCGATCGCGACCTTCGCGGGATCGTTCGTGTATTCGACGTCGGTCGTGCCGATCAGCGTGAAGTCGTGTTCGTACGGAATCGCGAAGATGATCCGCTTGTCCGGGTTCTGGAAGATGTACGCGTGATCGTGATCGAACAGGCGGCGCGTGATGATGTGGCTGCCCTTCACGAGCCGCACGCTGTGCTGCGCGCCGCGGCCGAGCGCGCCGTGCAGCACGTCGCCGACCCACGGGCCGGCCGCGTTCGCGATCGCGCGCGCATGCACGACGCGGATCGAACCGTCGGCGCGCTGCAGCCGCGCTTCCCATTCGTCGCCGCGGCGTTCGGCGGATACCAGCTTCGTGCGCGTCAGGATCTCGGCGCCGCGTTCCTTCGCATCCATCGCGTTCAGCACGACGAGGCGCGCGTCGTCGACCCAGCCGTCCGAATATACGAAGCCGCGCTTGATCGAATCGATCAGCGGTGCGCCGGCTGCATGGCGGCGCATGTCGATGCCGCGCGAGCCGGGCAGCAGTTCGCGTTTCGCAAGGTGATCGTAGAGGAACAGGCCGATGCGGATCAGCCAGGCCGGACGCAGGTTCGGCATGTGCGGCATCACGAAGCGCAGCGGCCACATGATGTGCGGCGCCGCGCGCAGCAGCGTCTCGCGCTCCTGCAGCGCCTTGCGCACGAGCCCGAACTCGTTGTACTCGAGATAGCGCAGGCCGCCGTGAATCAGCTTCGTGCTGCACGACGACGTGTGCGACGCGAGGTCGTCCTGCTCGCAGAGCATGACCGACAGGCCGCGGCCGGCCGCATCGCGCGCGATCCCCGCGCCGTTGATGCCGCCGCCGACGACGAGCAGATCGTAGCGATTCCGTTGGGTCACCTGCTGTCCTTATCGTCTGATGGAAATGGGTGAACACGAAATGTTCGAATTCGAAATTTAACGAACGAAATCGAAAAAGTAAAGTTCGATAAAGCGGGGCCAGTAGCGCGCGGCACGATCCCGGACGATACTGGCGGAATCGACCGTTTCGCGAGGTGAATCATGCGTATTGGGATGTGGGCCGGCGTGTGCGCCGTCCTTCTGGCGGGGTGCAGCGCGGGCACGCCGCCGCTCGCCGGCAACTGGCGGGCGCCGTCGTTCGCCGACCTGCAGACGTCATGCGGCGGCACGGCGCGCGACTGGGGCGCGGACGCGCAGCCGGTCTACTCGACGCTGTACGACGCGTACGTGGCGAAACGGTATCGCGGGCTGACCGAAGCGAACTATTGTGCGTTCGTAAACGAACTTTCGACGCGCTATGCGGCGCCCGACGCGGCGGCGCGCGCCGGCTGGATCGCGTATTTCAACGGTGCGCGCGCGCAGGCCATCAGTTGGCGGGCGGCGGTCGATCCGACGCTGCGCGGCGGCTGAAGCCGGCTGCGGCGAACGGGCGGGGAAAGCGGAAACGACCGCGCGGCCGGGAATCCGGCCGCGCGGTCAAGTCAGGAACAACGGGCCGGGGATCCGGCCGCGGGTCAGGTCAGGAACAACGGGCTTCACGAATAGCGGTACTTGATGGATCGCAGCGCGGCGTCGCCGGTCTCGGTCACGCAGTATTTGCGCCCCGAGCCGAGTCCTTCGAGGCGGACAAGCTGCTGTTCGAGCAGTATGTCCAGTTCATCCCGATCCATATCGCGCTGGTCAGGCGCGTCCTTCACAAGCAATAGCGTGGCGAATTCATGCGGACTCAGCATCGTTCTCTCCATGGCATCCGGTCTGCCCGCGCGGCCGGCGCAAACGCCGACGCACGATACCCCGGGGGGTATGGCTTGGGGGGAAAAGCTGCATTCGCCGGCCCTGAAATTCGCACACGCCCTGGCACAGGCGGTCGGGCGAACGGACCGGGGAACTGGAGTCTAGTCGAGCGCGCACGCAACGACAAATCGTGCCCCGTTAATTTTCCGTTTGACAGGAGAATGCACCGCAAGCGGTTTGCTCGCGGCGCCAACTTCTTGATTTCACTTGAAGTTTCGGGTGCGGTGCAGCATCGCGAGCGTCTTCGCAAGCGTCATTCCGCGACGTACACCTGGGTGCCGGCGGCGGCCACCGTGTCGGCCATCTCGGGCGGCAGCGGCTTGTCGGTGAAGAGCGCGTGCACCTGGCTCAGGTGGCCCTGGCGTACCAGCGCGGGGCGGCCGACCTTCGAATGGTCGGTCACGAGGTAGACCGTGCGCGCATGCTGCATGATCGCCTCGGCGACGCGCACCTCGCGCGTGTCGAAGTCGCGCAGCGTGCCGTCGGCCTCGATCGCCGACGTGCCGATGATCGCGTAGTCGACCTTGAACTGGCGGATGAAGTCGATCGCGAGCTCGCCGACGATGCCCTTGTCCCACGGCCGCACGATGCCGCCGGTGATCAGCACTTCGCAGTCGGGGTAGCCGCTCATCATCGACGCGACGTTCAGGTTGTTCGTGATCACGTGCAGCCCGTGGTGGCGGTTCAGTGCGCGCGCGACTTCCTCGGTCGTCGTGCCGAGGTTGATGAACAGCGACGCCTGGTCGGGGATGTGCGACGCCGCGAGCGCCGCGATGCGCCGCTTCTCGTCGTGGAACATCCGCTGGCGCGCCGTGTACGACACGTTCTCCGAACTGGTCGGCAGGCTCGCGCCGCCGTGGTAGCGGCGCAGCAGGTTCAGGTCGGCGAGCCAGTTCACGTCGCGGCGGATCGTCTGCGGCGTCACCGCGAAGTGCGCGGCGAGATCGTCGACGGTCACGAAGCCGTCGCGCTGCACCCATTCGAGCAGTTCCTGCTGGCGCGCGTTGAGGGTGAGGCGGGGATCTCGGGTCATGGCTCGATGGTCGTGTCGTGAGACGGAGCGGGTATTGTAAGGGCGGCAACGGCGTTCGGCCGGCCTGGCCGGCACGGTCGCGTGCAATTCATGCGGAAATTGCATGGATTCATGTGACAAATGAATTTGTGCGATTGCGCTGATCGCGCTGCAATGGCGGACTGCCTGCACACGCGGGCGCGCATTCATTCAGCTTTCGACGAGGTGGCACCGATGACTGGCTTCAACTGGCACAACCCGTATCCGACGACCCGCATCCCGGTATTTGCGCGCAACGTCGTGTCGACGTCGCACCCGCTCGCTGCGCAGGCCGGGCTGCGGATGCTGTGGAAAGGCGGCAACGCGGTCGACGCGGCGCTGGCCGCCGCAGCCGCGATCACGGTGGTCGAGCCCGTGTCGTGCGGGCTCGGCGGCGACGCGTTCGCGCTCGTATGGGACGGCGAGCGGCTGTCCGGGCTGAACGCATCGGGCGTCGCGCCGGCCGCGTGGAACGTCGACTATTTCCGCAAGCGCCACGGCGAGGATGCGCACGGCATTGCGAACAAGCCGACCCGCGGCTGGGATACCGTCACCGTGCCGGGCGTGATCGCCGGCTGGGAAGCGCTGCACGCGAAGTTCGGTTCGCTGCCGTTCGCGGATCTGCTCGAGCCGGCGATCGAGATCGCGGAGCGCGGTTATGCGGTGCCGCCGATCGTCGCGCACAAGTGGGCGGCGGCGGTGCCCGCGCTGCAGGGCCTGCCGGGCTTCGCGGAGACCTTCATGCCGCGCGGCCGTGCGCCGCTCGTCGGCGAACGCGTCTGCCTGCCGGGCCATGCGCAGACGCTGCGCACGCTCGCGAAGGACGGCGCCCGTGCGTTCTATGAAGGCGCGCTCGCCGAGCGCATCGCGGCGTTCGCCCGCGAGGGCGGCGGCGCGATGACCGAAGCCGACCTGCGCGCATACCGGCCGGAATGGGTCGAGCCGATCGGCAAGCGCTTCGGCCGCCACACGATTCACGAGATCCCGCCGAACGGGCAGGGCATCGCTGCGCTGATCGCGCTCGGGATCGCCGAGCATGCGGGCGTGACGGAATGGCCGCTCGATTCGGTCGACTCGCAGCATCTGCAGATCGAGGCGATGAAGCTCGCGTTCGCGGATGTCTATCGCTACGTCGCCGATCCGCGTGCGATGGAAGTCACGCCCGAGCAGATGCTCGACGATGCGTATCTCGCCGAACGCGCGAAGCAGATCGATCCCGCGCGTGCGACGCACTTCGGTGCCGGCCGGCCGCATTCGGGCGGCACGATCTACCTGTCGGCGGCCGACGAGCGCGGGATGATGGTGAGCTTTATCCAGTCGAACTACATGGGCTTCGGTTCGGGGCTCGTCGTGCCCGGCACCGGCATTGCGCTGCAGAACCGCGGGCACGGCTTCTCGATGGATCCGGCTTCGCCGAACGTCGTCGCGGGCGGCAAGCGGCCGTTCCACACGATCATCCCGGCGTTCGTGACCGAGGACGTCGACGGCCGCACCGAGGCCGTGATGAGCTTCGGCGTGATGGGCGGCGACATGCAGCCGCAGGGCCATCTTCAGACCGTCGTGCGGATGCTCGGCTACGGGCAGCAGCCGCAGGCCGCATGCGATGCGCCGCGCTGGAAGGTCAACCGCGACTTCACGCTCGACGTCGAAGCGACGATGAATCGTGCGACGGTCGACGCGCTGGCCGCCCGCGGCCATACGATCGAGTCGATCGACGATCCTTACATGGATTTCGGTTCGGGGCAGTTCATCTGGCGTCTCGATCGCGACGATCGCGAGCGTGGCTACGTCGCCGCGAGCGACAGCCGGCGCGACGGTCTGGCGGCCGGTTTCTGACGGATCGCTTCCGGTTTTCTCCTGGCGGTCGATGCGCTCGACGGGCGGCCGAAGGGCCGCCCGTTTCGTTTGGTGCGGCCCGTACCGTCGAATGGCTGCAAGCCGTTCGAAGGACTCGTCTAACGAACGGCAACAGACGCCGTGGAACTGCGCTTGTCGGCCATGGTCAGTGCTCTGGAGCACGAACATCAAAGTCCGGCTAAGATGCCAGGATGGTTCGGCCGGACCAATTCACTATAAACGCATGTAAGACGCCGCCTGCGGGACGGTTGGCGCCTGTGCCGAAGGCATGGGCCGGCCCCCGCGCGACGATTGGGAGCGCACCACCATGGACACTAAAACGACGCATGTCATGCCGTGGCGAATCGAGGACATCGACCTGAACCGGATCGATCGTCAGCGTGCCGCCGCGAACGAGGATCTGCTGCTGCTGCTGTGCGCGTCGTCGTTCATCGAAAGCGGCTCGGATCTCTACACGAGCAATCTGAGCGAATTCTTCAACGACGATCCTGAAGTCTCCGCGTGGCTCAACAATGCATGGGAGCACGAAGAATTGCAGCACGGTCGCGCGCTGAAGGCGTACATCGCGCACGTGTGGCCCGAGTTCGACTGGGATACCGCGTTCGCGAATTTCTTCGCCGAGTATTCGAAGACCTGCTCGGTCGAGGCGTTCGAGAAGACCCGCGCGCTCGAGATGGTCGCGCGCTGCGTCGTCGAGACGGGCACGGCCACGCTTTATCGCGCGATCAACGAATGCTCCGACGAGCCCGTGCTGAAGGAAATCACCGACAACATCCGCACGGACGAAGTGCGTCACTACAAGCACTTCTTCAAATTCTTCAAGAAGTACAACCAGCTCGAAGGCAATGGCCGGCTCGCGGTGCTCGGCGCGCTGACGCGCCGTGTGATGGAAATCAAGAACGAGGATTCCGAGATCGCGCTGCGCCACGTGTTTGCGGTCCGCTATCCGGATCGCGTCGGCGACAGCCAGTACAACCGCGAGCGCGCTGCGCGCATCAGTACGCTCGTGCGGCGCAACCTGTCGGCCGACATGTGCGTGAAGATGCTGCTCAAGCCGCTCGACCTGCCCGCGAAGATCCAGCCGGGCGTCCACTATCCGCTCACGAAGATCACGCGGCACGTATTCCTGCGCTGATCGCCGCGGCGCGGCCCGTCGGGCGTATGCTGCCGCATCGTCATCCGATCTGCACCAGGGCCACGCCACCATGACCGATACCCATCGCCACGCGCTCGAACAATGGACGTTCGACGCGTGGCCGCCGGCCGTCGTATCGCTGTTCGACGGCACCGCGCTCGAGCGTCATGCCGACCTCGCCGCCTCGTTGATCGTCGCGACCGACGACGGCCAGTTGCGCACGACGCTGCTCGGCGTCGGCGAGATCTATGCGCACGATGCGCGCACGCTGCTGGTCGCGTTATGGCCGCAATCGCGGGCGGCGCGCGCGCTCGCGCAACGGCGCGCG is part of the Burkholderia pyrrocinia genome and harbors:
- the glpD gene encoding glycerol-3-phosphate dehydrogenase; its protein translation is MTQRNRYDLLVVGGGINGAGIARDAAGRGLSVMLCEQDDLASHTSSCSTKLIHGGLRYLEYNEFGLVRKALQERETLLRAAPHIMWPLRFVMPHMPNLRPAWLIRIGLFLYDHLAKRELLPGSRGIDMRRHAAGAPLIDSIKRGFVYSDGWVDDARLVVLNAMDAKERGAEILTRTKLVSAERRGDEWEARLQRADGSIRVVHARAIANAAGPWVGDVLHGALGRGAQHSVRLVKGSHIITRRLFDHDHAYIFQNPDKRIIFAIPYEHDFTLIGTTDVEYTNDPAKVAIDRDETQYLCDSINRYFKRKISPADVHWTYSGVRPLLEDENATNASAVTRDYRLELDDGAGAPLLSVFGGKITTFRKLAEEAGDMLCGALGRDAKTWTAGAALPGGDIANAKFDVFAGSFAKRYPWLPAALARRYARAYGTRAERVVDGAKSLADLGTEIAPGIHDAELRYLRDAEWATCAQDVLWRRSKLGLHVTPGTLDAVTAAVDAWFAAAHAPHA
- a CDS encoding gamma-glutamyltransferase family protein, producing the protein MTGFNWHNPYPTTRIPVFARNVVSTSHPLAAQAGLRMLWKGGNAVDAALAAAAAITVVEPVSCGLGGDAFALVWDGERLSGLNASGVAPAAWNVDYFRKRHGEDAHGIANKPTRGWDTVTVPGVIAGWEALHAKFGSLPFADLLEPAIEIAERGYAVPPIVAHKWAAAVPALQGLPGFAETFMPRGRAPLVGERVCLPGHAQTLRTLAKDGARAFYEGALAERIAAFAREGGGAMTEADLRAYRPEWVEPIGKRFGRHTIHEIPPNGQGIAALIALGIAEHAGVTEWPLDSVDSQHLQIEAMKLAFADVYRYVADPRAMEVTPEQMLDDAYLAERAKQIDPARATHFGAGRPHSGGTIYLSAADERGMMVSFIQSNYMGFGSGLVVPGTGIALQNRGHGFSMDPASPNVVAGGKRPFHTIIPAFVTEDVDGRTEAVMSFGVMGGDMQPQGHLQTVVRMLGYGQQPQAACDAPRWKVNRDFTLDVEATMNRATVDALAARGHTIESIDDPYMDFGSGQFIWRLDRDDRERGYVAASDSRRDGLAAGF
- a CDS encoding ferritin-like domain-containing protein, translated to MDTKTTHVMPWRIEDIDLNRIDRQRAAANEDLLLLLCASSFIESGSDLYTSNLSEFFNDDPEVSAWLNNAWEHEELQHGRALKAYIAHVWPEFDWDTAFANFFAEYSKTCSVEAFEKTRALEMVARCVVETGTATLYRAINECSDEPVLKEITDNIRTDEVRHYKHFFKFFKKYNQLEGNGRLAVLGALTRRVMEIKNEDSEIALRHVFAVRYPDRVGDSQYNRERAARISTLVRRNLSADMCVKMLLKPLDLPAKIQPGVHYPLTKITRHVFLR
- a CDS encoding DeoR/GlpR family DNA-binding transcription regulator, giving the protein MTRDPRLTLNARQQELLEWVQRDGFVTVDDLAAHFAVTPQTIRRDVNWLADLNLLRRYHGGASLPTSSENVSYTARQRMFHDEKRRIAALAASHIPDQASLFINLGTTTEEVARALNRHHGLHVITNNLNVASMMSGYPDCEVLITGGIVRPWDKGIVGELAIDFIRQFKVDYAIIGTSAIEADGTLRDFDTREVRVAEAIMQHARTVYLVTDHSKVGRPALVRQGHLSQVHALFTDKPLPPEMADTVAAAGTQVYVAE